The Alnus glutinosa chromosome 10, dhAlnGlut1.1, whole genome shotgun sequence DNA window TGTTTTCAAAGTTCTTAATCGACTTGCCAGATTTATTCACGTCCAATTCCTTCAGATTCTCAAAGCTGCACAGCTTTGCAATCTTTTCAATGACACCACTTCTCTCCTCCTCCAAAGAAAATGGGAACCCCAGAAACTCTGCTAATATTTTCAACTGAGAAGTGATGTCTTCTTTCATGTCCTCATACTTCAAGAACAACACCTTGTGAGGCTTCTCTATGCTCTCCTTCCAGTACCCCAACATATGCTCCCAAAAGGGTCCAAACCCTATAATCCCCTTGCAGTACATTTCAAAGGCTTCATCTAGCAACATTGGGGCTTGAGATCCTGGCCTAAGTTTGTTCATGTAATGCCAAGAGGAGATGAAAGTGTCAAGTGGGTTTCTGCAAATATAAACAACCCTGCAATCAGATTTCTTGATGGAATTAGGTAATGAAGAAAACGGAACATGGGTGCCAAAAAGTCTAGGCTGAGGAAGGTTTGAAAGATCAGGAAGCTGCTGGCCATTGGCATAGAGCTTGTACTCAAAGAAAGGTACAAGATCGTGGGGGTTGAATGCAAGCAAAGGATGGCTGTTTGACATGACAGCAAAACGCTTGCGATTCACAACAGCAAAAGCCAAGGCTTTCAACCATGTCGTGCCTGATTTTGGTATGGTGGCCAACACCACGTCAGTGTCACTTGCTTGGAAGTGCCTTTGGAAGGAGATTATGGCTTGGATCTCCGTTGGCTGGCACCAAAACCCTTGGAACTTGTAGATATGAGGGGTTCTGCATCCTCTCTCTTtgggaagagaaagaagaagttcCTTGCATTCTTGGCTTAGTTTTTgatcttcttctcctccttctgctgctgctgcttctCCATCCCGTGATGGGTTTTTTGTGTAATGAGTGGTAACCATCGAAGCAGTACTGTCGATAGAAATTGGCACGAAAATTAGCTCACAAAGACTACGTCTTTATAGTAGGAAATATTTGCTATTTCTGCATGTTAATTGTTAAGCACGTTTATCACAAAAACAATTGAGGGCTACAAGTGCAATTGGATTTTAGATTGGGTTTCCTAGTTCTTCACGTCTGCCTAGAGTTGCATTTCCTTTCTCAAAATAGACTAATTGAATTCCTTTGCCCCCACACTACTTTCCATGAGAAAAATGCCTTTGGACCAAGGCTAGTTCCTTTCATTATACAAGGTTTTGAACTGTCATGATGTAGATTTTTGTACCATCCGACTGGACCATCGGTGCcagcaaaagaaagagaatatgGTTAAAAGTGGTGTACGTTTGGTGGCGGATGGGAATCTTCGATAATTAAGTCAGATAATATTCTAAGTTATCCCGAATAGGATAgccccgtttaataaccccctcccctcccccttccCCTTATTTTCATCCCtttcaaaaaacatcaactcaaaacattgttaattttttttactttttatatcacatcaacaattttttattatt harbors:
- the LOC133880191 gene encoding cytosolic sulfotransferase 15-like is translated as MVTTHYTKNPSRDGEAAAAEGGEEDQKLSQECKELLLSLPKERGCRTPHIYKFQGFWCQPTEIQAIISFQRHFQASDTDVVLATIPKSGTTWLKALAFAVVNRKRFAVMSNSHPLLAFNPHDLVPFFEYKLYANGQQLPDLSNLPQPRLFGTHVPFSSLPNSIKKSDCRVVYICRNPLDTFISSWHYMNKLRPGSQAPMLLDEAFEMYCKGIIGFGPFWEHMLGYWKESIEKPHKVLFLKYEDMKEDITSQLKILAEFLGFPFSLEEERSGVIEKIAKLCSFENLKELDVNKSGKSIKNFENKDLFRKGEVGDWVNYLSPTMVKQLTKLMEEKLGAAGLSFKVFS